One region of Bacteroidota bacterium genomic DNA includes:
- a CDS encoding OmpA family protein has product MLLLLWVPLWAQNGKPVYTRQVYFEFGKYDLRPDDNKTFTAFLKAVKAQGEGYSITLIGHTDLIDNDNFNSKLGFNRAKAVKEFLITKGVPATTIKIESKGEKLAQQTKVTDSIRALNRKVEMALYAGKGVTSTTNGQTAEIKLGGHIYDAETKKLIKATISVTIKNPREVDRDKIKTYKQADEYEQVAIAERTYSVYVTADGYRAENYFITIPANQKSGTIIQDAYLKKLTIKRRLSYEKIYFVPNKDEFLPTAADELEKLLKFMQHDSTINIEIRGHINYPKNRTPMTPLDEFLFYDLSLRRAIAVYNHLTTNGIRAERMSYRGMSNSEMVMPYARTLEESMRNMRVEVLVLN; this is encoded by the coding sequence ATGCTGTTACTGCTTTGGGTACCGCTTTGGGCACAGAACGGCAAACCTGTGTACACACGGCAAGTGTATTTTGAATTCGGCAAATACGACTTACGTCCCGATGATAATAAAACATTTACGGCATTCCTCAAGGCTGTAAAAGCCCAAGGAGAAGGGTATAGTATTACATTAATAGGACATACTGATTTAATTGATAATGATAACTTTAATTCAAAGTTAGGGTTTAATAGAGCCAAAGCTGTTAAGGAGTTCTTAATTACCAAAGGCGTACCTGCTACTACTATTAAAATCGAATCAAAAGGTGAGAAATTAGCCCAACAAACAAAGGTTACTGATTCCATTAGGGCACTCAACCGTAAAGTTGAAATGGCTTTGTATGCCGGAAAAGGCGTAACATCTACCACTAATGGCCAAACTGCCGAAATAAAACTAGGTGGTCATATTTACGATGCTGAGACTAAAAAACTCATAAAAGCCACAATATCAGTAACTATTAAAAATCCCAGAGAGGTAGACAGGGATAAGATTAAAACCTACAAACAAGCCGATGAATACGAGCAGGTGGCTATTGCCGAAAGGACTTATAGTGTATATGTAACTGCTGATGGGTATCGTGCTGAAAATTATTTTATTACTATTCCTGCTAATCAAAAAAGCGGAACGATAATTCAGGATGCGTACCTCAAAAAACTTACCATTAAGCGCAGGCTCAGTTATGAGAAAATTTACTTTGTACCTAATAAGGATGAGTTTTTACCGACGGCTGCCGACGAGCTTGAAAAGCTGCTGAAGTTTATGCAGCACGATAGTACCATAAACATTGAGATTAGGGGACATATTAACTATCCTAAAAACCGCACCCCTATGACCCCGTTGGATGAATTCTTGTTTTACGACCTTTCTTTACGCAGGGCGATTGCGGTTTACAATCATCTTACTACAAACGGCATTAGAGCCGAACGTATGAGCTACCGAGGCATGAGCAATAGCGAAATGGTAATGCCCTACGCCCGCACCTTAGAAGAAAGCATGCGAAATATGCGGGTAGAAGTGTTAGTTTTGAACTAA
- a CDS encoding OmpA family protein — protein sequence MRFSMNNDLLLSKLVLILFLLNITAAVAQPNPKPLYSKQVFFEFNKWDIRAEDEKTLLTVVKAIKAQKEPYYINLTGHTDNVDNNKYNYELGLKRAREVAAFLIKRGADSTKIHLFSKGEESVKNDNSTDSLRMLNRRVEIQLFKESTEITSTVIEKPSTTDTASATMQVVMVDSATRVTIKGQLLVTNKISAASQVLMDTSTFRTLIKSGDAFEISFSAKGYRTRIITYSFTTDFIKQNKNAIKVFIVKLQKAKVKSKKSFEKIYFYGNEARFLPSSDPELKRLLAWSKSAGVSAIEIVGHVNYPYHYNQNDTGMMQHNFKLSYDRARAVYDYLVENGVPANVITYKGVGNTEMKFPMTYEESEMQQNRRVEVLILEEQKN from the coding sequence ATGCGTTTTAGTATGAATAACGACCTGCTTTTGTCAAAATTAGTACTCATATTATTTCTGCTGAATATCACCGCAGCGGTTGCACAGCCCAATCCTAAGCCCCTGTATAGTAAGCAGGTGTTTTTTGAGTTTAATAAATGGGATATCCGTGCTGAAGATGAAAAGACATTACTTACCGTAGTAAAGGCAATTAAAGCCCAGAAAGAGCCGTATTACATTAATCTTACAGGCCATACCGACAATGTTGACAACAACAAGTATAACTACGAGTTGGGGTTGAAACGTGCGCGCGAAGTAGCTGCCTTTTTGATAAAACGCGGTGCCGATAGTACTAAAATACACTTGTTTAGCAAAGGTGAGGAGTCGGTAAAAAACGATAATTCAACCGACTCGTTGCGAATGCTGAACCGCAGGGTTGAAATACAGCTGTTCAAAGAATCTACTGAAATTACTTCTACTGTAATAGAAAAGCCATCGACAACTGACACAGCAAGTGCTACCATGCAAGTGGTAATGGTAGATTCAGCTACCAGAGTCACTATCAAAGGGCAGTTATTAGTAACTAATAAAATAAGTGCAGCATCTCAGGTATTGATGGATACTTCTACTTTCAGAACACTCATAAAGAGTGGAGATGCCTTTGAAATATCATTCTCAGCAAAAGGCTACCGCACCCGCATCATCACCTATAGCTTCACCACTGATTTTATAAAGCAGAACAAAAACGCCATAAAAGTCTTCATTGTTAAACTTCAAAAAGCTAAGGTAAAGAGCAAAAAAAGCTTTGAAAAGATATATTTTTACGGCAACGAGGCGCGGTTTTTACCATCGTCGGACCCTGAGCTTAAAAGGTTGTTGGCATGGTCAAAATCAGCAGGGGTGAGTGCAATCGAGATAGTCGGACACGTAAACTATCCTTATCATTACAACCAAAACGATACAGGGATGATGCAGCACAACTTCAAACTATCGTATGATAGGGCGCGGGCGGTGTATGATTATTTGGTTGAAAACGGCGTGCCGGCCAATGTGATAACGTACAAAGGAGTGGGAAATACCGAGATGAAATTCCCGATGACGTATGAAGAAAGCGAAATGCAACAAAACCGAAGGGTAGAGGTATTGATATTAGAAGAACAAAAGAATTGA